One segment of Sander vitreus isolate 19-12246 chromosome 20, sanVit1, whole genome shotgun sequence DNA contains the following:
- the LOC144535758 gene encoding 14-3-3 protein beta/alpha-1-like, translated as MERTDLIQKAKLAEQAERYDDMAESMKAVTEKGDELSNEERNLLSVAYKNVVGARRSAWRVMSSIGLKTEGCEKKQKMVKEYRETVEKELQEICNNVLKLLDNHLIQNSTNAESKVFYLKMKGDYYRYLAEVASGDERSKTIENSQQAYQEAFNISKTEMDSTHPIRLGLALNFSVFYYEILNSPQKACELAKTAFDEAIAELDQLNEESYKDSTLIMQLLRDNLTLWTSDTAAEEGDGGEGGEGGENEN; from the exons ATGGAGAGAACGGATCTTATTCAGAAGGCCAAGCTGGCGGAGCAGGCTGAGCGTTACGACGACATGGCAGAGTCCATGAAGGCGGTTACAGAGAAGGGAGACGAGCTGTCAAACGAAGAGAGGAACCTGCTGTCCGTCGCCTACAAAAACGTGGTTGGGGCGAGGCGCTCCGCATGGAGGGTGATGTCCAGTATCGGACTGAAGACCGAGGGGTGTGAGAAGAAGCAAAAGATGGTCAAGGAGTATCGGGAGACGGTGGAGAAGGAACTGCAAGAGATCTGCAACAACGTTCTG AAACTGCTGGATAATCATTTAATTCAAAACTCCACAAATGCCGAGAGCAAAGTCTTCTATCTAAAGATGAAGGGGGACTACTATAGATACCTTGCTGAAGTTGCCTCTGGAGACGAGAGATCAA AGACCATTGAAAACTCACAGCAAGCATACCAGGAAGCGTTTAACATCAGCAAGACTGAGATGGACTCCACACATCCCATCCGCTTGGGCTTGGCACTTAACTTCTCCGTCTTCTACTATGAGATCCTCAACTCCCCACAAAAAGCCTGTGAATTGGCTAAAACG GCATTCGATGAAGCCATTGCAGAGCTTGACCAGCTAAATGAGGAGTCCTACAAAGACAGCACTCTTATCATGCAGCTTCTCAGAGACAACCTGACA TTATGGACATCAGACACCGCTGCTGAGGAGGGCGATggtggagaaggaggagagggcGGTGAGAATGAGAACTAA